AATCTTCGCCGCGGTCTCCCCCAAGAGTTCCCGATCAATGCCTTCCAGCCCGATGACCGTCTGCTTTTCGACCTTGGCGGTCACCCCTTCGGGCAGCTCGTACTGGACCGGGTGGGAATAGCCGAGCGTCAGCGTGAGGATGTTCCCGCTTGCATCCGCCCGGTATCCGATGCCGTGTATCTCCAGCACCTTCCGAAAGCCCTCGCTCACCCCGGTGACCATGTTGCCCACCAGAGCTCGCATCAGGCCGTGCATGGCCCTCGACCGGCGCGATTCGTCGCGCCGGAGCACCATGAGGCTGCCGCCGTCCAGCTGGACGTCGATCTCCGGCGGAATCTCTCGGCTCAACGACCCCCTAGGCCCGTTCACCCTCACCACGGTCCCTTCCCTCTGGACCGTAACCCCCTGGGGGATTTTGATCGG
This is a stretch of genomic DNA from Desulfoglaeba alkanexedens ALDC. It encodes these proteins:
- the rplF gene encoding 50S ribosomal protein L6; this translates as MSRVGKNPIKIPQGVTVQREGTVVRVNGPRGSLSREIPPEIDVQLDGGSLMVLRRDESRRSRAMHGLMRALVGNMVTGVSEGFRKVLEIHGIGYRADASGNILTLTLGYSHPVQYELPEGVTAKVEKQTVIGLEGIDRELLGETAAKIRALRPVEPYKGKGIRYANETVRRKAGKAGAKK